The Ostrinia nubilalis chromosome 24, ilOstNubi1.1, whole genome shotgun sequence DNA window GAAAacgtaaaatatatatttctgtataaataataaataacaattcaTCTTATAGTTTGAGACATGTGCAGGGGAGTGAGCATGAGTTCAAATGCCGCATCTTTCAGGTTGGCGCCTCGCAGGTTCGCTTCATGAAGATCGCTGCCTGACAGGTCGCAGCACtgaaattaagaaaaaatataatttaatctaTATCCTTAATTAATTATCTTACTCTATAGTATCTAGCAATGCTTGATAAAGAAGAAGAACGCCACAATCAGCCATTTTGTTTGGGCTGAGTATTTGTGCTGCTTGCGTACCGACGTTGGATTGAGGGAGCACAACAGAGTTGAGGTCTACCCATTCTGCATTATTTACAACGCAATAATGAAATTATCTGATTGACATTTTGCATTAAGTATAtcagaaatgtttttttttaaaatcatatcacaaaataaaacatttaatatgCTGTGTAGCTCATTAATAAAAGCAAATTAATTAtagaataaaaatgtaataaacacCTCTAAATCTGCCCCAGCTAGCACAGCAGTCCTGAGATCACAATTTTGAAGGTTAGCATTCTTCAGTGTTGCCACCCTCAAGTTTACACCAGCCATATTGCTTCCTTCCAAGTTGGctcctgaaaaataaaatttattttatttctgtcAGTTTCATGTTTAGTGAGAGTATGTCAAGGTTAAAGATACAATATAGGAATTCAAGGTGCTGAAACCGATTGATTTATGTAACCTTggagtatttatttttaacatattgATTGAAGGTCTGGACTCTTTTCTGAAATAATGAGTGTAAGTTATAATGAACGACGCCGCGACGGCTACAGTTTCAGCGTtcatcagttggcgccactgtagaataaggtcctgtcactaACTAGTGGCGCGACACCGTGGCCTTATTTACGGATACGGATAGTACGGAAACAGAGTTTCCTAGACTTGATATATCAGCATAACCTTAATAAATGTAGCTAAAGActgatgaaaaatattattataagataGCCTACCAGAATGGCTCAAACAAAGTTGCCTATTTATGTATTAGAAACTTTGAAATGTTCACCTTTTAGATTAACTCCCTCCATCACAGCTCTGGATCCAGCAGGATCTTCCATATTCGACCCTCTCAAGTTCGCCcctgaaattataaaaaaaatacttagtatTTCTTTAAGTTAGTGTAAGTTGTAATAACTGACACTTTTgtgaattattaaaaaattttcTCTCACTATTTTACTTTATGCTTTTACtggcgacccgccccggcttcgcacgacgggtgctaagtatacatatttataaacctttctcttgaatcactctatctattttaaaaaccgtatcaaaatccgttgcgtagttttaaagatctaagcatacatagggacagacagcggaaagcgactttgttttatactatgtagtgatatcTTGTATGACACGTACATTCTAGTGTGGTTTCTAACATGGCATCTTTCATCATCATTCGTTAAATAAAATGGCAAgctaactaataaataattaaataaatatccttggacattttacaccgcgcttctagtcccaaactaagcaaagcttgtactatgggtactagacaacggatataaataaacatacttaaatactttttttttgtaaacacccagtccaatacaaacaaatatgttcatgcacacaaatgtttgtactgtgcatgaatcgaacccgctacctccggaatagtagtctgtTTCGAACTACTACagtacaccaaacggccgacaccaACTGTTTATTACAATGTTATACCAACCTTCCATATTAGCGCATAAAGCTTTAACGCCTAGTAACTGAGCTCCTTCTAAATTAGCGTGCGATAAGTCAGCCCGCTCCAAGCAACAGTGGGAGAGGTTCGCACCACTCAGGTTGCATCGTGACAGGCACGCATACTGGAATAGGGAAAATGACAAAGTTAGATATAATTATATTGTTTGGCTTTCTTTATTTATAAggttattcaataaaataatacaattttgaaaagtattttatgaAAGTTTTGCTTTAAAATTCAAgcaactttcaaggaaaatttcgtaaacagtttaattttttttaaataacttacaaAGGCATACAACAAGAAACAACTACAGTAGTCTTATTATTACAGAAAAGTTAattaacccttcatttggcaagacacaaattgtttgattttttcaataaaatctatttagacctaattgttactatcaaataaagttaagaaaaatagtaaaaaaaatatttggttggtattttcgcgaaaaacgattgttgcttatttaccacattgccaaataggggtacttaaataaaacattgagatatattatagaattaagttttttatatgaaaatcttaaaaaaatcaatcgtttttcacattttatgcattaaacttttttttggcCATTTTCTCAAAGTCGACAATGACCTTTTTCTCCAACATTTGATAGATGACGTATGTCATCATACTTCACGATCAATATGCCGAGCCAAGgttggctttttattttttctttagcttctgaaactggtatgttaccgttatctgctatagttgttgacttcaacgcaagaaaaatgtgtttatcatttaaatcagTTCAGCGGTATAAGTGTGAAGACAAACAACACAGAGACAGACAGCAAATTcttcctctctcctaaaatgctgtgcccgacagggtccataattgcatcaaaagtaattactataccatctctataacattattaatgtaatacatgattgatttattgtgtattgacactcttttgtattaacaaaatgctaaacctattttgttagatgtttggcactgttgcttctaggcaacatcgaggttcggaagcatgtattgtattagaaaacacagtttctacgccaaatattgctttatatgattagtttgatttattgtgaattaaatttagacaaaacaaaaacaattagagatcataaaatagtacaaaatcataaaacttcCGTCTTTGTTATTCTCATTGCGCGTCATCTTGGCGTCTGACAGAAATATGGATAGGAAATTACTCAAAACTCAGTCGACGAACGATTTACTAGTGTTTTGCTGAACTAAGCTTTGTAACAAAATCGAATGATttgcacaaaacttattatttggtgctgtagaaatattcaaagtggctgttgcttaaaagcatcactgccaaatgaagggttaacttgacaaaatattttatttctcatGTAGATTTACCTTCATAAAATATTCTTTACgcttactttaaaattaatgttccTCAGATCCAGTCGATTCAAGTCAGCCCCAGCAAGATTCACTCCCTGGAACCTCAGCTCAGTGTTTATATGCGTTGTGATTATTGAGCGAACAACGTCCATCCGAGTCAACGCTTGGTTGTTGCCACTGGAACTTTTGGCCTCCCAAATCAGCTGGTTTAGGAATGGTATCATGGAATCTATGCCTGTAAAATATTACAAACTAAACTATGAAAGTTAAAAACACTATTGGCATAAAATGCTGAAGTTTGGGACTAATTTGAAGAAATAAGAAGagctttaaaattttaaatagagaaaacttttttatctaaataattagACGTGTGATGAATGCttagaataaataatttatcaatataGAGTAATAGTGaataacaaattttaattataataagaaCAGCGAGATGATGTCTCAACCTACCATAAAATATTGCTTCCTCCAATACTCCCCTAGGATTCACATGCTTGTCTAATATCACATCACCGTGCCTCAAATAATTCAAAATAGGCTCGAAATACTCAGGACTCCTATCAATAAGGTAGGCCCCTACTGAATCAGTAACACTAGGGTTCATAAGATACACATTATTGTCTTCTGCGAACATCCTGGCCAACATAGACAGCGGTTCTTTAGCCAGAATAGTGGATCTTGTCGTAGTGAAGTGTTTACCACCAACATTCAATATTATCCAGTCTGAAACCACCTTTTTTTCTTGCAATTCATAGTTCTCAGTTATACTAAGTTTTTCCAAGGATTTCTCATCAATATCACAGCTTGCTCCGTCCCCAACCTTCTCATGGTTCAAATACACCTTTTCATTATCCCTAATCACTCTGGTGTCGTTTATTTCGCATCCATTCGGggaaaataatttgatatccTCCAATGGCAACTTAAATTGTGTGGAGATTACAGTTTTGAACTCTTCAATCGAATTTTCCACAACCATAAGCTTGCCTTCATTTTCATCTATATTTCTGTAGACATACGCGCGTATCATAACGAGTTTTAATgggataaattaaaataaaagccaAAGTAAAATTGTCGATTACAACCGAGAACAAACAATGAACgttttgacattgacattgacagttGAAGTGTATGACATTATACTTTTTAATAGGTGGTAAATTGTGACAATGCAAAAGATTACAAGTTTTTATAATAGTGATTAGCGTTATAAATACCGTTATGcgtaaatgttacaaaaaataagaatTTGCATTATTACAAAGTACAAGTTAAAATACCACAAAAGTTCAGCTCATAAAATAGGTTCATTGACCAGACTTCAACTTCCGGAAGAATATTGGAATGCAATTCTTCGAGCCAAGTAGGTCGCTAAACGTAAACAAGCCATTGTAATCAAAGCATACCTAAACGTGTTAGGGTAGCCAAATACTGCGTATGTTATTATTCGCTAAGATGAGCAGACTTTTATTAGCTGTTCAAACTGATGGCCGTTGGAGAAGAAAAGTTCTAGCGCTTTCGGACCCGCGCTTAAACTAGAAAGAAATTAGTAATTTTGAACATGAATTTTAGGTAATTTGGGACCGCAGATTACGAATCTGCTATAATTTTCCAGATtttccgccgccatcttggaaaatTCATATACCAACAATTGTATCAAACTGGGCCCTTCACTTCCTACGTACAATTGTGAGGGTCAAAATTGTAAGggttttggaaattttattcATAGCATGTATTCCGAAAAACGTATTTATAACCAGTAAGGAATAAACAGGTTTAAATTTTATACCAGTATTTGCCATTTAATGTTGATTTGTGGGCAAAACCATCTGTTCCATGAGCTCAACAGTAAATATAGACAGAGATAGGGAAACATGGTGCGGAAaccatgaaaaattaataattacgaGAAACTTAAAATACGCATAAGGTATTGTAGGGCCCACGTCGATACAATTGTGTCAGTAAAGTTCGTTAAGCCGTTACGCCAAAGCCTTTGCTTACAAGTAGTCACTGTTATCACAAAAAGATgctatttttaactatttgtctaatcaataacttgtaatattactacaattacataataaaacCATAGTAGGTCCTACTttctttcgccaagtcggggagCACAATCAGTCATGAACTGTACAGGTTGTAACCGGCTCACCAACTGCGCTTCGGACAAAATTTGCACGGGAGGTGAAAGAACGCATCCCGCAAAATCGTACGATACTCAGCCCATCCACTTCCGATGTAAAACTTATGAGATAATCTCGATTTTGTAACCCGCACAATTGTATTGGAGCGGTCCGAAAGGGCTAGTCGAGTGGTacccacgggccggaagacgtattATAGGTAGGCCTCTACTAGGTAGGAGGTAATAAGTAGTTACTACTTACTTACGTATTTATATTACCCCCTGCTAGCACTAAAATAGATAACTATTTTCTTATTACAAAATATCTACATCAACAATGACTACATTAAAATTTGATTAATAAATCCACAATAGCCGATCGAACGGTGAAGTTgtcgactcgtgatccgaggaacatGGGTTTGATCCCCGCCACCGCcgtggactattgtggtgaacccattcGTAACATAGGCATATTCATTTGAAAATTATGTTatagatgcaactcttaacgctaaaaaatgtaaataggcATAATAAGCTTACCACCAGGGGgctagttaatttttttttaatcgcgGGCGGCTCTAGAGAAAATTGTCCCCAATAAATACTCGCAAAGCGTGGTGACCAGAGCGTGAAGTGTAAATCGATCGGCCATTGGACACATGGCCGTCGTAAACTCACCTTCCTACGATCTCGGCATATCCACTTTTAGATTAGTCTAGCAAGAGTCTGAGAATGTCGTCGTCACctttcaaaatatttcagttatacaggttgtcccaaaattagcacgtcacactgacactggaGGTAGCTGAGTCTAAGACGCTTCGAACAAGCTTAatatgtccatagaaaagtttcataagttttaaaatatgaccaattttatttacctattggCTATTCATTTCCATATAAAAAAGTttgatgagttttgaaatatgacTCATAATTAGTTAATTATAAAAATGAACTTAATATAGGTACTTGTTAGATGCGTCTAAAGCTCATTTACCtctggtgtcagtgtgacgtgcaaattttgggacaccctgttgATAAAAGTATCCATGCTTATGCAATAATAGTTAGTTGTTACGAAAGCTACCAATCCTAATACAGTTAGCTTCTGCCAATCAGGGATTTaaaagcaattaaaatatttcttttatataatttgGATGTTGTAACAATGTCGATTCACTCGTTAGTTGCAAAGAAGCAGTTTTACGCAGAACAACCAAATTTTGTGCTGTCATCAACTCAAAGTCATATTCATTGAATACTGGAGtcataataaatacttagaAGGCGGCTGGTTTTGCTTCTTCTTTATGGCGATTTTTCACGTTTGCCCAAATGGTAGGTTCAAGACTCAATCTCCTTCTAAAAATTCTACAAACCACCACACAACGGAAAAAGTACATTTTGTGGACCTTAATAATATCATTGTCTAGCTagaccattggttcccaaacttatttgacgacctttcgaccatacaaacaATTCCGCGCCCCTCCTCCTCCAGTCCAGATTatttggtcgtatcgagcagtctagaatgcattctctcagcggtagCAGCGCAGGTTTttcatacttaagtacacagatggcccccGCCCCCTCTAAAGGTctttgccccccccccccctggggggcgcgccccttaatttgggaaccaatggtctAGACTCTAGAATATAATAATGTTGAAACAGTAAGTAAGAAGCAAAATTTGCCCGCCTCATACTCGTATTAATTATGATTATCGCTAATATTATGAACACTAATTCTTGTGTACTTatctgtacctacttaattatgaACACTAACTACTTACCGTATTAATTAAGTGCCTACCTACTACCAGAATAATACCAACATGCTGAGTCTGGGTCTAATCCCCTTCTCATGCTAGGAGACGCCTGGATAGACACAATGACAATACAAACTGTCATTGAGAGAGCGTAATGTATAGGGATGTATCAAGGGAAATAAACCCAAAttacttacattaaaataatacattattattattctgtgatatgaTTATAAACGTTTTTTTTATGCCAggtaaggcaggtatttgaccgtaatcgcacctggtgtaattaattaattagtaaaattagcttagtttttctgtgacagacaaaattccacgcgggcgaagccacagaataagtaataggcgaagccgcgggcggaaagctagttaataatacaaataaaatgccGTTGGTAGAGCTTATATGAAGGCGGATCTTATTCATGTGCTTTGTGGCGGTCCTTGGGAGTTCGGATAGACTTACGTCAAGCAGTGAAACTTATTATAAGCTGAAATTACGtgagtttttatatttttcatgaaTTTTCTTCCAACTATCGGTGATAAAGAAATATTCATGAAATGTGATGCTAAGTTACAAAGTAATACAAGTTGTTTCTTGAAAATGAATATTCAAACACTAACGTTAGTAAAAAGTTAACATTTGAAAGGGCGCTGCTAAAAACCAACTCCCTAACTACGCCTCTGTTCATCTCGTCAACAAAACATTCAAGTGAGACTGTTTTTGGCACTAGAGTTGGTTGGTTTGAAGTTTCTTTCGGTGGCTCATTGAATTAATAGTTAAATGCTCTTGAGTCACGAGTGTCACGACTGTAACCCTTAAACAGAGAATACAACTACTTAGAATGGGTATTCCTCGCTTTTCACATTTTGAGGGCTTGCAAGTTGAGTACAGAGGTTTTTGAATTGAATCTCAATTTTTGATACTGCTATCTAGCTCTAAAGTTGAAAGTGTAGGTGCTGAAATATGAGTAAGACCACTTGACCGTTGATGAAAGTAGTTTCTTCATCATCTAAAAAAGGTACTATTTACCTAATGAAAAAA harbors:
- the LOC135083914 gene encoding BTB/POZ domain-containing protein KCTD9, whose protein sequence is MIRAYVYRNIDENEGKLMVVENSIEEFKTVISTQFKLPLEDIKLFSPNGCEINDTRVIRDNEKVYLNHEKVGDGASCDIDEKSLEKLSITENYELQEKKVVSDWIILNVGGKHFTTTRSTILAKEPLSMLARMFAEDNNVYLMNPSVTDSVGAYLIDRSPEYFEPILNYLRHGDVILDKHVNPRGVLEEAIFYGIDSMIPFLNQLIWEAKSSSGNNQALTRMDVVRSIITTHINTELRFQGVNLAGADLNRLDLRNINFKYACLSRCNLSGANLSHCCLERADLSHANLEGAQLLGVKALCANMEGANLRGSNMEDPAGSRAVMEGVNLKGANLEGSNMAGVNLRVATLKNANLQNCDLRTAVLAGADLECCDLSGSDLHEANLRGANLKDAAFELMLTPLHMSQTIR